A single Microbacterium protaetiae DNA region contains:
- a CDS encoding YlxR family protein, whose amino-acid sequence MEPVRTCVGCRQRSARSALLRVVAIDSHLVPDERATMPGRGAWVHDTYPCLDAALRRRAFVRALRVSGPLDAQTIEKRLNGYGNKVNGSK is encoded by the coding sequence ATGGAACCCGTACGAACGTGTGTCGGATGCCGGCAGCGTTCCGCCCGGTCCGCCCTCCTTCGAGTGGTGGCCATCGATTCTCACCTTGTCCCCGATGAGCGTGCGACGATGCCCGGGCGGGGCGCGTGGGTGCACGACACATATCCGTGTCTGGATGCCGCGCTGCGGCGCCGGGCGTTCGTACGAGCATTGCGTGTGTCAGGCCCGCTTGACGCGCAGACCATCGAGAAACGGCTGAACGGCTATGGAAACAAAGTGAACGGCTCGAAATGA
- a CDS encoding lipase family protein — protein MAEREGRRWSVLPRLVAQAPPRALIVVGGIVTVLGILIISRPLASLLLLGVYVGVSAVASGVIELLSAHRSPAWWNRAFAIVWIAVGLVVLIWLGASLNILPTVLAVLLLLGGVASIGDAVVPRRSGERVRVAARLLGAVWGGSQVVFGILSLTWPDVTVLVVAVVFGVRTLVFGATLLFRGIAALRARPDRGGRSLRARAPRPGLADAGRYALAVLLVVVTAGGWFLNGWLAGGAPVVDAFYDPPATLPSGHGELIRSDAYGGTIPAGATVTRILYTTTDAHGQPVAASALVILPDVDIQLTPHPVILWNHGTTGVARGCAPSLTDTAATRWAIPALDEAISRGWMVVAPDYTGQGAPGVFPYLIGQGEARSALDAVEAAGRLPQVWASDEVVVWGHSQGGHAALWASRIAAKYTPDLTVLGTAALAPAGDPLALARDLTAGFASPQLTVLTAWVLSPYSETYPDVRIQDYVSPGTRAIVHELAQRCPTEPGLMVSVLAALGISERQTLYLGDLTAGTLGRRLGENAAMGTWTSPLLIMWGQNDDVIPRSQQVAYVDRLCKADNSVEWVEYPVTGHQDILQPGSQALPKLMDWTAGLFVHRDPPASRCA, from the coding sequence GTGGCCGAGCGCGAGGGGAGACGGTGGAGCGTTCTGCCGCGGCTCGTCGCGCAGGCGCCGCCGCGTGCCCTGATCGTCGTCGGCGGCATCGTCACAGTCCTCGGCATCCTCATCATCTCCCGGCCACTCGCGTCGCTGTTGCTGCTGGGGGTGTACGTCGGGGTGAGCGCTGTCGCCTCCGGCGTCATCGAGCTGCTGTCGGCGCACCGGTCTCCGGCGTGGTGGAACCGGGCCTTCGCGATCGTGTGGATAGCCGTGGGCCTGGTCGTTCTCATCTGGCTCGGGGCGAGTCTGAACATCCTGCCCACGGTGTTGGCGGTCCTGCTGCTGCTGGGCGGCGTCGCCTCGATCGGCGACGCCGTGGTTCCGCGCCGCTCGGGGGAGCGGGTGCGCGTGGCCGCGCGGTTGCTGGGCGCGGTGTGGGGTGGCTCGCAGGTGGTGTTCGGCATCCTGTCGTTGACGTGGCCGGATGTCACGGTGCTGGTGGTCGCGGTGGTGTTCGGCGTGCGCACCCTGGTGTTCGGAGCGACCCTGCTCTTCCGTGGCATCGCCGCGCTGCGGGCCCGGCCCGACCGCGGCGGCAGATCATTGCGCGCGCGGGCACCGCGGCCGGGTCTGGCCGATGCCGGACGCTATGCGCTGGCGGTGCTGCTGGTGGTGGTCACCGCCGGTGGGTGGTTCCTCAACGGCTGGCTCGCCGGCGGCGCCCCGGTCGTGGACGCCTTCTATGACCCGCCCGCGACGCTGCCCTCCGGTCACGGCGAGCTGATCCGCTCCGACGCCTACGGCGGAACGATTCCGGCCGGGGCCACGGTGACCCGCATTCTGTACACCACCACCGACGCGCACGGTCAGCCGGTGGCCGCCAGCGCCCTGGTGATCCTGCCCGACGTCGACATTCAGCTCACCCCGCATCCGGTCATCCTGTGGAATCACGGCACCACCGGCGTTGCCCGCGGCTGTGCGCCCAGCCTCACCGACACCGCGGCGACCCGCTGGGCGATCCCGGCGTTGGATGAGGCCATCTCCCGAGGCTGGATGGTGGTCGCCCCCGACTACACGGGCCAGGGGGCACCGGGCGTCTTCCCCTATCTCATCGGGCAGGGCGAGGCGCGATCGGCGCTGGATGCCGTCGAAGCGGCCGGACGCCTGCCGCAGGTGTGGGCTTCCGACGAGGTGGTGGTCTGGGGGCACTCGCAAGGCGGTCATGCCGCGCTGTGGGCGAGTCGCATCGCGGCCAAGTACACGCCCGACCTGACAGTGCTCGGCACCGCCGCACTCGCGCCCGCCGGCGATCCGCTGGCGTTGGCCCGCGACCTGACGGCCGGCTTCGCCAGCCCCCAGTTGACGGTGCTGACGGCCTGGGTGCTCTCGCCCTACTCGGAGACCTACCCCGATGTGCGCATTCAGGACTATGTGTCGCCGGGTACCCGGGCGATCGTCCACGAGCTCGCTCAGCGCTGCCCGACCGAACCGGGACTGATGGTCTCGGTGCTGGCGGCCCTCGGCATCTCGGAGCGACAGACGCTGTATCTCGGCGATCTGACCGCGGGGACCCTGGGCCGCCGGCTCGGCGAGAACGCGGCGATGGGCACCTGGACCAGCCCGCTGCTGATCATGTGGGGGCAGAACGACGACGTGATCCCGCGCAGCCAGCAGGTCGCCTATGTCGACAGGCTCTGCAAGGCCGACAACAGCGTCGAATGGGTGGAGTACCCCGTCACCGGGCACCAAGACATCCTGCAGCCCGGCTCGCAGGCGCTGCCCAAGCTGATGGACTGGACCGCGGGGCTGTTCGTGCACCGTGATCCGCCCGCGTCGCGCTGTGCGTGA
- the nusA gene encoding transcription termination factor NusA codes for MDIDLGLLRTVEREKEIPFDELVHIIEQAILTAYAKNTSTTGTLPDGARAQLDRKTGHVAVFIPLLDDEGAVIGEEESTPDDFGRIAAFAAKQVISQRLRDIADDAVLGEFRGKEGDIVAGVVQQGPNPRMVHVDLGTVEAILPPEEQVPGEDYAHGARLRVYVTSVSKGVKGPSITVSRTHPGLVRKLFALEVPEIASGLVEIISLAREAGHRTKIAVKANDPAVNAKGACIGELGRRVRAVTDELGGEKIDIVDYDPELAKFVANALSPAKVSSSFVLDANTKAVRALVPDYQLSLAIGKEGQNARLAAKLTGAKIDIQPDSILEDA; via the coding sequence ATGGATATCGACCTGGGACTGCTGCGAACGGTCGAGCGCGAGAAGGAGATCCCCTTCGACGAGCTCGTGCACATCATCGAGCAGGCGATCCTGACCGCCTACGCCAAGAACACCTCGACGACCGGCACGCTGCCCGACGGCGCCCGCGCACAGCTGGACCGCAAGACCGGCCACGTCGCAGTGTTCATCCCGCTGCTCGACGACGAGGGCGCGGTGATCGGCGAAGAAGAGAGCACCCCCGACGACTTCGGCCGAATCGCGGCCTTCGCCGCGAAGCAGGTGATCAGCCAGCGACTGCGCGACATCGCCGACGACGCTGTTCTCGGCGAATTCCGCGGCAAGGAGGGCGACATCGTCGCCGGCGTCGTGCAGCAGGGCCCGAACCCCCGAATGGTGCACGTCGATCTGGGCACCGTCGAGGCCATCCTGCCCCCCGAAGAGCAGGTGCCCGGTGAGGACTACGCGCACGGTGCTCGCCTGCGCGTCTACGTCACGAGCGTCTCGAAGGGTGTGAAGGGACCGTCGATCACTGTCTCGCGCACGCACCCCGGGCTTGTGCGCAAGCTGTTCGCGCTGGAGGTGCCCGAGATCGCCAGCGGCCTTGTCGAGATCATCTCGTTGGCGCGCGAAGCCGGTCACCGCACCAAGATCGCGGTGAAGGCGAACGACCCCGCCGTCAACGCCAAGGGTGCGTGCATCGGCGAACTGGGCCGGCGTGTGCGCGCGGTCACCGACGAGCTGGGCGGCGAGAAGATCGACATCGTCGACTACGACCCCGAGCTGGCCAAGTTCGTGGCCAACGCCCTGTCGCCGGCCAAGGTGAGCTCGAGCTTCGTCCTCGACGCGAACACGAAGGCCGTGCGCGCGCTCGTTCCCGACTACCAGTTGTCACTGGCCATCGGCAAGGAGGGGCAGAACGCCCGCCTGGCCGCCAAGCTCACCGGCGCGAAGATCGACATCCAGCCAGACTCGATCTTGGAAGACGCGTAA
- the infB gene encoding translation initiation factor IF-2 — MAKPRVHEIASELGVDSKVALAKLKELGEFVKSPSSTIEPPVARKLRAALSADGGKPAGDAAPAKTSAQPAGRPGPVKPAGPKPPQAARPAATPAPAPAAAAAPVAETPQPAAPAAPAAEAPAAAASETTQSAPKPGAPTPGPRTSNPRPGNNPFSSSQGMGQRPAGPRPGNNPFAPAQGMGQRPNPGNIPRPQAPRPGAPRPGAPRPGGARPARPGGGAGAGRPGRPGGGAPFQQRPGRPGAGGGAGAGGGFPARPGGGFAGRPGGGGRGRGGGTAGAFGKGGGKSKQRKSRRAKRQEFEMRSAPVVGGVNVQKGNGEIIRLRRGASISDFADKLEALKGYTVQPGTLVTILFNLGEMATATESLDEATFEVLGEELGYKVQMVSPEDEDKELLEGFGLDLEQELAEEDDADLEIRPPVVTVMGHVDHGKTRLLDAIRQTNVVAGEAGGITQHIGAYQIWTEHDGNERAITFIDTPGHEAFTAMRARGAQVTDIAILVVAADDGIMPQTVEALNHAQAAGVPIVVAVNKIDKPDANPAKVRQQLTEYGLVAEEYGGDVMFVDVSARENIGIQELLDAVLLTADAGLDLRANPDKAARGIAIEAKLDKGRGSVATVLIQSGTLHVGDAIVAGTAYGRVRAMVDENGDAVDEAAPSRPVQVQGLNSVPRAGDTFIVTEEDRMARQIAEKREAAERNAQLAKARKRISLEDFTKALQEGKVESLNLIIKGDVSGAVEALEESLLKIEVDDSVQLRILHRGVGAITESDVDLATIDNAIIVGFNVRPDQKARARAQREGVDIRFYSVIYAALEDIENSLKGMLKPEYEEVQSGVAEIREVFRSSKFGNIAGVIVRSGTITRNAKARVIRDGVVVADGLAIESLRRFKDDVTEVRTDFEAGIGLGKFNDIQVGDEIETTEMVEKSRG, encoded by the coding sequence GTGGCAAAACCACGCGTGCACGAGATCGCTTCCGAGCTCGGCGTCGACAGCAAGGTCGCCCTTGCGAAACTCAAGGAGCTCGGCGAATTCGTCAAGAGCCCCTCATCGACCATCGAACCCCCGGTGGCCCGTAAACTTCGTGCTGCCCTTTCCGCCGACGGTGGAAAGCCGGCCGGCGACGCCGCGCCGGCCAAGACGTCAGCACAGCCTGCCGGCCGCCCCGGTCCGGTCAAGCCCGCAGGCCCCAAGCCGCCGCAGGCGGCTCGCCCAGCGGCCACGCCCGCACCTGCGCCCGCCGCAGCTGCGGCACCCGTCGCAGAAACCCCTCAGCCCGCGGCCCCGGCAGCGCCGGCAGCCGAGGCTCCCGCTGCTGCGGCATCCGAGACGACTCAGTCGGCACCCAAGCCGGGCGCACCCACGCCCGGACCGCGCACGTCGAACCCGCGTCCGGGCAACAACCCGTTCTCGTCGTCGCAGGGGATGGGCCAGCGTCCTGCCGGTCCGCGTCCGGGCAACAACCCCTTCGCTCCGGCGCAGGGGATGGGCCAGCGCCCGAACCCCGGTAACATCCCGCGTCCCCAGGCCCCCCGCCCGGGTGCTCCGCGTCCGGGCGCCCCGCGCCCCGGCGGCGCCCGTCCGGCTCGTCCGGGCGGCGGCGCTGGTGCCGGTCGTCCGGGTCGTCCCGGCGGCGGCGCTCCGTTCCAGCAGCGACCGGGTCGTCCCGGCGCCGGTGGCGGTGCGGGCGCCGGTGGCGGCTTCCCGGCTCGTCCGGGCGGCGGCTTCGCCGGTCGTCCCGGCGGCGGCGGTCGCGGTCGTGGCGGCGGCACAGCCGGCGCGTTCGGCAAGGGCGGCGGCAAGTCGAAGCAGCGCAAGTCGAGGCGTGCGAAGCGGCAAGAGTTCGAGATGCGGTCGGCGCCGGTCGTCGGCGGCGTTAACGTGCAGAAGGGCAACGGCGAGATCATTCGCCTGCGCCGCGGTGCGTCGATCTCTGACTTCGCCGACAAGCTCGAGGCGCTGAAGGGCTACACCGTTCAGCCCGGAACGCTCGTGACGATCCTGTTCAACCTCGGCGAGATGGCCACGGCGACCGAGTCGCTCGACGAAGCCACGTTCGAGGTGCTCGGCGAAGAGCTCGGCTACAAGGTGCAGATGGTCTCGCCCGAAGACGAGGACAAAGAGCTGCTCGAAGGCTTCGGTCTCGACCTCGAGCAGGAGCTGGCCGAAGAGGACGACGCCGACCTTGAGATCCGTCCCCCGGTGGTCACGGTCATGGGTCACGTCGACCATGGCAAGACCCGTCTGCTCGATGCCATCCGGCAGACGAACGTCGTGGCAGGCGAGGCCGGCGGTATCACCCAGCACATCGGTGCCTACCAGATCTGGACCGAGCACGACGGCAACGAGCGGGCCATCACGTTCATCGACACCCCGGGCCACGAGGCGTTCACCGCCATGCGTGCCCGTGGTGCCCAGGTCACCGACATCGCCATCCTCGTGGTCGCCGCCGACGACGGCATCATGCCGCAGACGGTCGAGGCGCTCAACCACGCCCAAGCGGCAGGGGTTCCGATCGTGGTGGCGGTGAACAAGATCGACAAGCCTGACGCCAACCCCGCCAAGGTGCGCCAGCAGCTCACCGAGTATGGTCTGGTCGCCGAGGAGTACGGCGGCGACGTCATGTTCGTCGATGTCTCGGCGCGCGAGAACATCGGCATCCAGGAGCTCTTGGACGCCGTGCTGCTCACCGCCGATGCAGGGCTGGACCTGCGCGCGAACCCCGACAAGGCCGCCCGTGGTATCGCCATCGAAGCCAAGCTCGACAAGGGCCGGGGGTCGGTGGCCACGGTGCTGATCCAGTCCGGAACGCTGCACGTCGGCGACGCTATCGTCGCCGGGACCGCCTATGGGCGCGTGCGCGCCATGGTCGACGAGAACGGCGACGCGGTCGACGAGGCCGCCCCGTCGCGTCCGGTGCAGGTGCAGGGTCTGAACTCGGTGCCGCGCGCCGGTGACACCTTCATCGTCACCGAAGAAGACCGCATGGCACGCCAGATCGCCGAGAAGCGTGAGGCCGCCGAGCGCAACGCCCAGCTGGCAAAGGCACGCAAGCGCATTTCGCTCGAAGACTTCACCAAGGCTCTGCAAGAGGGCAAGGTCGAGTCGCTCAACCTCATCATCAAGGGTGACGTGTCCGGTGCCGTCGAGGCGCTGGAAGAGTCGCTGCTGAAGATCGAGGTCGACGACTCGGTGCAGCTGCGCATCCTGCACCGCGGTGTGGGTGCGATCACCGAGTCGGATGTGGATCTCGCGACGATCGACAACGCGATCATCGTCGGCTTCAACGTGCGCCCCGACCAGAAGGCTCGAGCCCGCGCGCAGCGCGAGGGCGTGGACATCCGGTTCTACTCGGTGATCTACGCCGCGCTCGAAGACATCGAGAACTCGCTGAAGGGCATGCTCAAGCCCGAGTACGAAGAGGTCCAGTCCGGTGTCGCCGAGATCCGCGAGGTGTTCCGTTCCTCGAAGTTCGGCAACATCGCCGGGGTCATCGTGCGCTCGGGTACCATCACCCGCAACGCGAAGGCACGGGTCATCCGCGACGGCGTCGTTGTGGCCGACGGCCTGGCGATCGAATCGCTGCGCCGGTTCAAGGATGACGTCACCGAGGTGCGCACGGACTTCGAGGCCGGTATCGGTCTGGGCAAGTTCAACGACATCCAGGTCGGCGACGAGATCGAGACCACCGAGATGGTGGAAAAATCCCGCGGCTAG
- the rbfA gene encoding 30S ribosome-binding factor RbfA has protein sequence MSSERQARLADRIRVLIAQRLEKGLRDPRLGFVTITDVKVTGDLQHASVFYTVLGDEKERADTAEALKSATGMLRSEVGRQLQVRLTPSLEFIADAIPENAGHIEDLLREARERDEQVAGLASGAAYAGEADPYVKPRELDEAD, from the coding sequence ATGTCTTCGGAACGACAGGCACGACTGGCCGACCGCATCCGTGTGCTCATCGCGCAGCGCCTGGAGAAGGGGCTGCGCGACCCCCGGCTGGGGTTCGTCACCATCACTGACGTGAAAGTGACCGGTGACCTGCAGCACGCCTCGGTGTTCTACACCGTGCTCGGAGACGAGAAGGAGCGCGCCGACACCGCCGAAGCGTTGAAGTCGGCGACGGGCATGCTGCGCAGTGAAGTGGGGCGCCAGCTGCAGGTGCGGCTGACACCGTCGCTGGAGTTCATTGCGGATGCCATTCCCGAGAATGCGGGTCACATCGAAGATCTGCTGCGCGAGGCGCGCGAGCGCGACGAGCAGGTGGCCGGTCTGGCCTCGGGCGCGGCGTACGCGGGCGAGGCCGACCCGTACGTGAAGCCGCGCGAACTCGACGAGGCCGACTGA
- a CDS encoding A/G-specific adenine glycosylase has product MPDRSPDLATPLVAWYREHARDLPWRRAEFHERYGGWGVLVSEFMLQQTPTTRVIGHLDAWLARWPTPADLAAEPPAAAVRQWANLGYPRRALWLHRAAVQLRDRHGGIVPADVDALLALTGIGDYTARAVAVFSYGQRHPVVDTNTRRVLARSLDGRAQPGPPSRRDLARMCAVLPADDADAAVMNAATMELGAVVCTARAPRCDSCPIAQLCRWRARGYPDTGDLRRKQARYEGSDRHARGAALRSLRDAAGHTVAIDEVIADWPDPAQRDRAIDSLIVDGLAETVDGMLRLPQ; this is encoded by the coding sequence GTGCCCGACCGCTCCCCCGATCTCGCGACCCCGCTGGTCGCGTGGTACCGGGAGCACGCCCGCGACCTGCCGTGGCGTCGCGCCGAGTTCCACGAGCGGTACGGCGGATGGGGTGTGTTGGTCAGCGAGTTCATGCTGCAGCAGACGCCCACCACCCGCGTCATCGGGCACCTCGACGCGTGGCTGGCCCGCTGGCCGACGCCGGCCGATCTCGCCGCCGAGCCACCCGCCGCCGCCGTGCGGCAGTGGGCGAATCTGGGATATCCGCGCCGTGCGCTGTGGCTGCACCGGGCGGCCGTGCAGCTGCGTGACCGGCACGGCGGCATCGTGCCCGCCGATGTCGATGCCCTGCTGGCCTTGACCGGAATCGGCGACTACACCGCGCGGGCGGTGGCGGTGTTCTCGTACGGGCAGCGGCATCCGGTCGTCGACACGAATACGCGACGGGTGCTGGCCCGATCCCTCGACGGGCGGGCGCAGCCGGGGCCGCCGTCGCGCCGCGACCTCGCACGCATGTGCGCCGTTCTCCCGGCCGACGACGCCGACGCGGCGGTGATGAACGCGGCGACCATGGAACTCGGCGCCGTCGTGTGCACCGCGCGGGCCCCGCGCTGCGACAGCTGCCCGATCGCACAGCTGTGCCGCTGGCGCGCCCGTGGCTATCCCGACACGGGCGATCTTCGCCGCAAGCAGGCACGGTATGAGGGCAGCGACCGGCACGCGCGCGGCGCCGCTCTCAGATCGCTGCGGGATGCCGCCGGCCACACTGTGGCAATCGACGAGGTGATCGCCGACTGGCCCGACCCGGCGCAGCGCGACCGGGCCATCGACTCATTGATCGTCGACGGCCTGGCAGAGACCGTCGACGGGATGCTGCGGCTGCCGCAGTGA
- a CDS encoding TIGR00730 family Rossman fold protein: MADSSTNTVPHEVTEALRQALDAAGIAEHDDLVARILATGIGLGMDDTDRLDLKITAAALTEMRSAFSLFAPYRDVPKVTVFGSARTKPDDPLYRQARRAAHTLSEHGWMIVTGAGPGIMQAGAEGAGPDRSIGVSIRLPFEEKPNALLADSGNVVSMKYFFTRKLMLMKESHGFICLPGGFGTMDEMFELLTLQQTGKAEPMPIVLLDEPGGTFWGGLRRFVDQQLVPAGVIDTDDFDRVLVTDSVPTAIEHIMGFWRNYDSLRWVRDRLVLRIRTAPDDTQLAELNDRFARLLTSGKIERSEPLRAERQDDDRLELERLVMHFNPFLVGELYRLIGAINGWVEAPSR; this comes from the coding sequence ATGGCAGATTCCTCGACGAACACCGTTCCGCATGAGGTCACCGAGGCCCTGCGGCAGGCGCTGGATGCCGCCGGCATCGCCGAGCACGACGATTTGGTGGCCCGCATCCTGGCGACGGGCATCGGGCTCGGAATGGACGACACCGACCGCCTCGATCTGAAGATCACGGCCGCAGCGCTGACCGAGATGCGTTCGGCGTTCTCACTGTTCGCGCCGTACCGCGATGTGCCGAAGGTCACGGTGTTCGGATCGGCTCGCACCAAGCCCGACGACCCGCTGTACCGGCAGGCGCGCCGCGCCGCGCACACGCTCTCCGAGCACGGCTGGATGATCGTCACCGGTGCCGGGCCCGGCATCATGCAGGCCGGAGCAGAGGGCGCCGGCCCCGACCGCTCGATCGGCGTGTCGATCCGGCTGCCGTTCGAAGAGAAGCCGAACGCCCTGCTGGCCGACAGCGGCAACGTCGTGTCGATGAAGTACTTCTTCACCCGCAAGCTCATGCTCATGAAGGAATCGCACGGGTTCATCTGTCTGCCCGGTGGCTTCGGCACCATGGACGAGATGTTCGAGCTGCTGACCCTGCAGCAGACCGGCAAGGCCGAGCCGATGCCGATCGTGCTCTTGGACGAGCCGGGAGGCACCTTCTGGGGTGGGCTGCGGCGCTTCGTCGATCAGCAGCTGGTACCCGCCGGCGTCATCGACACCGATGACTTCGATCGTGTGCTGGTCACCGACTCGGTGCCGACGGCCATCGAGCACATCATGGGGTTCTGGCGCAACTACGACTCGCTGCGGTGGGTGCGCGATCGCCTGGTGCTGCGCATCCGCACGGCACCCGACGACACGCAGCTCGCTGAGTTGAACGACCGGTTCGCGCGCCTGCTGACCAGCGGCAAGATCGAGCGCAGCGAGCCGCTGCGCGCCGAGCGGCAAGACGATGACAGGCTCGAGCTGGAGCGCCTGGTGATGCATTTCAACCCGTTCCTGGTGGGCGAACTGTACCGGCTGATCGGTGCCATCAACGGGTGGGTGGAGGCGCCGTCCCGCTGA
- a CDS encoding alanine/glycine:cation symporter family protein has protein sequence MDIIADAVGNISNQMWSWVLAPLVALVALYLTVRSGIVQFRWIPEMFRAVTDRSPLGDDGRPQSISAFQAFTLSAASRVGVGNIAGVGTAIFLGGPGAVFWMWLMALVVGATSLVESSLAQLFKVRDPGRAFRGGPAYYIQKGLGQRWAAILFAVFLILCFPFAFNSLQANTLAATIVGVSGAEDAPWWIPFVVGAVVAILTALVIFGGVHRIATVSQSAIPIVAFAYLMVGIIIVGINAQNLPSAVASIFTEAWGTQQVAGATLGVIIMNGVRRGMFSNEAGMGSVPNAAATAAVTHPVKQGLVQTLGVYFDTWLVCSITAFIILVSAPDLSTAQQGVFLTQNALASALGDWTGILLAVIIFLLAFTSVLGNYYYGESNLQFITSHPRALPVFRVLVIVAVFLGSIASADLIWNLADIVMGLMAFINLIAVTLLSPIAVRLIKDYTRQRRAGRDPVFTRDLLPDIGGIECWEDELSVTGPLGVISQRARGEKHRDHLHHTGVQG, from the coding sequence ATGGACATCATCGCCGATGCCGTCGGCAACATCAGCAATCAGATGTGGTCGTGGGTTCTCGCGCCCCTCGTGGCTCTCGTCGCCCTCTATCTCACGGTGCGTTCGGGCATCGTGCAGTTCCGCTGGATCCCGGAGATGTTCCGTGCTGTCACCGACCGCTCGCCGCTGGGCGACGACGGCAGGCCGCAGTCGATCTCGGCATTCCAGGCGTTCACTCTGTCGGCCGCCTCGCGTGTCGGGGTGGGCAATATCGCCGGCGTCGGCACCGCGATCTTCTTGGGCGGACCCGGAGCCGTGTTCTGGATGTGGCTGATGGCGCTCGTGGTCGGCGCCACCAGCCTCGTCGAATCGTCGCTCGCGCAATTGTTCAAGGTGCGCGACCCCGGTCGTGCCTTCCGCGGCGGTCCGGCGTACTACATCCAGAAGGGACTGGGACAGCGGTGGGCAGCGATCCTGTTCGCGGTCTTCCTCATCCTCTGCTTCCCGTTCGCGTTCAATTCACTGCAGGCCAACACCCTGGCTGCGACGATCGTCGGGGTCAGCGGAGCCGAGGACGCCCCCTGGTGGATCCCGTTCGTCGTGGGCGCCGTGGTCGCGATCCTGACCGCCCTGGTGATCTTCGGCGGCGTGCACCGCATCGCCACCGTCTCACAGTCGGCCATCCCGATCGTCGCGTTCGCGTACCTCATGGTCGGCATCATCATCGTGGGAATCAACGCGCAGAACCTGCCGTCGGCGGTCGCCTCGATCTTCACCGAGGCTTGGGGCACACAGCAGGTGGCCGGGGCCACGCTGGGCGTCATCATCATGAACGGCGTGCGGCGGGGCATGTTCTCGAACGAGGCGGGCATGGGCTCGGTGCCCAACGCGGCGGCCACGGCAGCTGTCACGCACCCGGTCAAGCAGGGCCTCGTGCAAACGCTCGGCGTCTACTTCGACACCTGGCTGGTGTGCTCGATCACCGCTTTCATCATCCTGGTCTCGGCGCCCGATCTGAGCACGGCACAGCAGGGTGTCTTTCTCACCCAGAACGCCCTGGCTTCGGCCCTGGGCGATTGGACCGGCATTCTGCTGGCGGTCATCATCTTTCTGCTGGCGTTCACCTCGGTGCTGGGCAACTACTACTACGGTGAATCGAATCTGCAGTTCATCACGTCGCACCCGCGCGCACTGCCGGTGTTCCGCGTCCTGGTCATCGTCGCCGTGTTCCTCGGCTCGATCGCCAGCGCCGATCTCATCTGGAACCTCGCCGACATCGTGATGGGACTCATGGCCTTCATCAACCTGATCGCGGTGACGCTGCTCTCACCCATCGCCGTGCGGCTGATAAAGGATTACACCAGGCAGCGGCGCGCAGGCCGCGATCCGGTCTTCACCCGCGACCTTCTGCCCGACATCGGGGGCATCGAATGCTGGGAAGACGAGCTGTCGGTCACCGGCCCGCTCGGGGTGATCTCCCAGCGGGCACGGGGCGAAAAGCACCGCGACCACCTGCACCACACCGGGGTGCAGGGCTGA
- a CDS encoding uridine kinase — MRLPVTPENSLLRELRAQLRQHHAGGRLLVAVDALPSTPTAGFADKLAAILGEDGTDVFRASADGFLVPRSQRRTTEREPGWFDEETFRRVLVDPFRNGAHTSSATGFQLQAWDERRDQAAEARWLTTGDDAIIVVDGPFLNTPSLRGIWHFSVWLEIAEQVLAARPARSMEAPYTRVELSYLREQPVQQASAIVDVTDPARPAQVYRDSC, encoded by the coding sequence ATGCGCCTGCCCGTCACCCCCGAGAACTCGCTGCTGCGCGAGCTGCGCGCCCAGCTGCGGCAGCATCACGCCGGCGGCCGGCTGCTGGTCGCCGTCGATGCGCTGCCCTCCACCCCGACGGCGGGCTTCGCCGACAAGCTGGCCGCGATCCTCGGTGAAGACGGGACCGATGTCTTTCGCGCATCGGCCGACGGTTTTCTCGTGCCGCGCAGCCAGCGCCGCACCACCGAGCGCGAGCCGGGCTGGTTCGACGAAGAGACGTTCCGCCGCGTGCTCGTCGACCCTTTCCGCAACGGTGCGCACACGTCATCGGCGACCGGGTTTCAGCTGCAGGCATGGGACGAACGACGCGACCAGGCCGCCGAAGCGCGCTGGCTCACCACCGGAGACGACGCGATCATCGTCGTCGACGGGCCGTTCCTGAACACTCCTTCATTGCGTGGCATCTGGCACTTCTCGGTCTGGCTCGAGATCGCCGAGCAGGTGCTCGCGGCGCGCCCGGCCCGCTCGATGGAGGCCCCCTACACCCGCGTGGAGCTCTCTTACCTGCGTGAGCAGCCGGTGCAGCAGGCATCCGCGATCGTCGACGTCACCGACCCCGCACGCCCGGCGCAGGTGTATCGGGATTCGTGCTGA